One part of the Musa acuminata AAA Group cultivar baxijiao chromosome BXJ1-5, Cavendish_Baxijiao_AAA, whole genome shotgun sequence genome encodes these proteins:
- the LOC135674650 gene encoding diacylglycerol kinase 1-like isoform X1, whose product MVRGSPSLPRPPRLLRLEPGKEAESSGGPPFTLEISGKSFSSWSSGMEGDSPKGDLPLRDFYIPDYIFTQESEKEDVPEKPTCPVIVFVNSKSGGQLGGDLIKTYRQLLNRVQVFDLGEEAPDKVLHRLYANFEKLKSDGDKLAVEIERTLRLIVAGGDGTAGWLLGVVCDLKLAQPPPIATVPLGTGNNLPFSFGWGKKNPGTNHQSVKYFLDQVKKAKEMQIDSWHIVMRMRDPKEGTCDPIAPLELPHSLHAFHRVSRSDSLNLEGYHTFRGGFWNYFSMGMDAQVSYAFHSERKLHPEKFKNQIINQTTYAKLGATQGWFFASLFHPSSRNIAQLANVKIMRRLGHWEDLHIPRSIRSIVCLNLPSFSGGLNPWGTPNQKKARDRDLTPPYVDDGLLEVVGFRDAWHGLVLFTPNGHGTRLAQARRIRFEFHKGAADHTFMRIDGEPWKQPLPVDDDTVVVEISHLRQVKMLATHNCISKSIDDPLTPSSASHHDDGDSSPESEDEWEGGRRKFGAAETFKIPEDTDIAHVS is encoded by the exons ATGGTCCGCGGATCGCCTTCCCTACCTCGTCCTCCACGCCTTCTCCGACTCGAACCGGGGAAGGAGGCAGAATCGAGCGGAGGTCCTCCGTTTACTCTTGAGATCTCGGGTAAATCCTTCTCAAG TTGGTCTTCAGGTATGGAAGGTGATAGTCCCAAGGGGGATCTGCCACTGAGAGATTTCTATATCCCGGATTACATATTCACGCAAGAATCAGAAAAAGAGGATGTCCCAGAAAAACCCACTTGTCCTGTGATTGTTTTCGTCAATTCAAAAAGTGGTGGCCAACTTGGAGGTGATTTGATCAAAACATACCGGCAGCTTCTCAATCGAGTTCAG GTTTTTGATCTAGGAGAGGAGGCTCCTGATAAGGTGCTTCACAGGCTTTATGCCAACTTTGAAAAGCTCAAATCCGATGGTGATAAACTAGCTGTGGAAATCGAGAGGACATTGAGATTAATA GTTGCAGGTGGTGATGGTACAGCTGGTTGGCTTCTTGGAGTGGTTTGTGATCTTAAACTTGCTCAGCCGCCTCCAATTGCTACTGTGCCTTTGGGAACAGGAAACAATCTTCCCTTTTCATTTGGTTGG GGGAAGAAAAATCCTGGTACCAATCATCAGTCTGTGAAGTATTTCCTTGACCAAGTAAAGAAagcaaaagaaatgcaaatcgaTAG TTGGCATATTGTCATGAGGATGAGGGATCCCAAGGAAGGTACATGTGATCCAATTGCTCCACTCGAATTACCACATTCTCTACATGCATTTCACCGTGTATCACGTTCAGACTCGCTTAATTTG GAAGGTTATCACACTTTTCGTGGTGGTTTTTGGAACTACTTCAGTATGG GAATGGATGCTCAAGTATCATATGCATTTCATTCTGAGCGGAAGCTGCATCCAGAGAAGTTCAAGAACCAGATAATTAATCAG ACTACCTATGCTAAACTAGGAGCTACTCAAGGGtggttttttgcttctctttttcaTCCTTCTTCAAG GAATATAGCACAGCTTGCAAATGTGAAAATCATGAGAAGACTGGGGCATTGGGAGGATCTCCATATTCCTCGCAG CATTAGATCAATAGTTTGTCTCAACTTACCCAGCTTTTCTGGAGGACTTAATCCATGGGGGACCCCAAATCAGAAGAAAGCGCGAGAT AGAGATCTTACTCCACCTTATGTTGATGACGGCCTTCTTGAGGTTGTCGGTTTCCGGGACGCATGGCATGGGCTTGTTTTGTTCACCCCAAATGGGCATGGAACCCGTCTTGCACAG GCACGAAGAATTCGGTTCGAGTTCCACAAGGGTGCAGCGGATCACACATTCATGCGAATCGATGGGGAGCCATGGAAGCAGCCTCTACCGGTGGATGACGACACGGTTGTCGTAGAGATCTCTCATCTCCGTCAGGTCAAAATGCTTGCAACCCACAACTGCATCTCCAAGAGCATCGATGACCCCTTGACACCATCATCGGCGAGCCATCATGATGACGGGGACAGCAGTCCGGAATCCGAGGATGAGTgggaaggagggaggaggaaatTTGGTGCAGCAGAGACATTCAAGATTCCGGAGGACACAGACATTGCTCATGTTAGTTAG
- the LOC135674650 gene encoding diacylglycerol kinase 1-like isoform X2 — protein sequence MEGDSPKGDLPLRDFYIPDYIFTQESEKEDVPEKPTCPVIVFVNSKSGGQLGGDLIKTYRQLLNRVQVFDLGEEAPDKVLHRLYANFEKLKSDGDKLAVEIERTLRLIVAGGDGTAGWLLGVVCDLKLAQPPPIATVPLGTGNNLPFSFGWGKKNPGTNHQSVKYFLDQVKKAKEMQIDSWHIVMRMRDPKEGTCDPIAPLELPHSLHAFHRVSRSDSLNLEGYHTFRGGFWNYFSMGMDAQVSYAFHSERKLHPEKFKNQIINQTTYAKLGATQGWFFASLFHPSSRNIAQLANVKIMRRLGHWEDLHIPRSIRSIVCLNLPSFSGGLNPWGTPNQKKARDRDLTPPYVDDGLLEVVGFRDAWHGLVLFTPNGHGTRLAQARRIRFEFHKGAADHTFMRIDGEPWKQPLPVDDDTVVVEISHLRQVKMLATHNCISKSIDDPLTPSSASHHDDGDSSPESEDEWEGGRRKFGAAETFKIPEDTDIAHVS from the exons ATGGAAGGTGATAGTCCCAAGGGGGATCTGCCACTGAGAGATTTCTATATCCCGGATTACATATTCACGCAAGAATCAGAAAAAGAGGATGTCCCAGAAAAACCCACTTGTCCTGTGATTGTTTTCGTCAATTCAAAAAGTGGTGGCCAACTTGGAGGTGATTTGATCAAAACATACCGGCAGCTTCTCAATCGAGTTCAG GTTTTTGATCTAGGAGAGGAGGCTCCTGATAAGGTGCTTCACAGGCTTTATGCCAACTTTGAAAAGCTCAAATCCGATGGTGATAAACTAGCTGTGGAAATCGAGAGGACATTGAGATTAATA GTTGCAGGTGGTGATGGTACAGCTGGTTGGCTTCTTGGAGTGGTTTGTGATCTTAAACTTGCTCAGCCGCCTCCAATTGCTACTGTGCCTTTGGGAACAGGAAACAATCTTCCCTTTTCATTTGGTTGG GGGAAGAAAAATCCTGGTACCAATCATCAGTCTGTGAAGTATTTCCTTGACCAAGTAAAGAAagcaaaagaaatgcaaatcgaTAG TTGGCATATTGTCATGAGGATGAGGGATCCCAAGGAAGGTACATGTGATCCAATTGCTCCACTCGAATTACCACATTCTCTACATGCATTTCACCGTGTATCACGTTCAGACTCGCTTAATTTG GAAGGTTATCACACTTTTCGTGGTGGTTTTTGGAACTACTTCAGTATGG GAATGGATGCTCAAGTATCATATGCATTTCATTCTGAGCGGAAGCTGCATCCAGAGAAGTTCAAGAACCAGATAATTAATCAG ACTACCTATGCTAAACTAGGAGCTACTCAAGGGtggttttttgcttctctttttcaTCCTTCTTCAAG GAATATAGCACAGCTTGCAAATGTGAAAATCATGAGAAGACTGGGGCATTGGGAGGATCTCCATATTCCTCGCAG CATTAGATCAATAGTTTGTCTCAACTTACCCAGCTTTTCTGGAGGACTTAATCCATGGGGGACCCCAAATCAGAAGAAAGCGCGAGAT AGAGATCTTACTCCACCTTATGTTGATGACGGCCTTCTTGAGGTTGTCGGTTTCCGGGACGCATGGCATGGGCTTGTTTTGTTCACCCCAAATGGGCATGGAACCCGTCTTGCACAG GCACGAAGAATTCGGTTCGAGTTCCACAAGGGTGCAGCGGATCACACATTCATGCGAATCGATGGGGAGCCATGGAAGCAGCCTCTACCGGTGGATGACGACACGGTTGTCGTAGAGATCTCTCATCTCCGTCAGGTCAAAATGCTTGCAACCCACAACTGCATCTCCAAGAGCATCGATGACCCCTTGACACCATCATCGGCGAGCCATCATGATGACGGGGACAGCAGTCCGGAATCCGAGGATGAGTgggaaggagggaggaggaaatTTGGTGCAGCAGAGACATTCAAGATTCCGGAGGACACAGACATTGCTCATGTTAGTTAG